GCGTTGAGTAATTGTTCTGATTGCTTCTGGAGCTGATCGAGCCTGTTTTTGGTGGCTATCACGCGGTATCCGTTAGACAGAAGGATACTGCCTGTAGCGCTGGCGCTGAGGTTATTGGCGGCAACGTTGCTTCTTTTTGTATTCCGGGCTGTATTGGCGAACTCCTGGTTAATGGATGTGATCTGTTCGTTATCGGTGGCAGTGGCGCTTACGGTAGGTAAGCCTCCTGCAACGCCGTAGTTATTCAATACGGCGTTTCTTGAAACGTTGTTCTTAGCCAGTTGTATATCGAGGCTGTTCTTTAGTGCAATATTTATGGCATCGGGGAGTGTGAGCTGCTGTGCCATAGCCAGCGCTGGCATTCCCAAGAGAGCTATTATCAGCGTTCTTTTCATTTTAACAGCTGTTTATTCTGTTATGTGAGTTTCATGTACTTTGTGTTTTCCAGATATGTATGTGTATACTGCAGGGATAACAAAAAGTGTCAAAATTAGTGAGAAAACGATACCACCTACGATCACGATACCGAGTGGGATACGGCTGGTAGATGCGGCACCCAGGCTCAATGCAATAGGCAGGGCGCCCAGTGAGGTTGCCAGGCTTGTCATTAAGATAGGACGCAGGCGTTGCTGTGCGGCTTCGAGTACGGCCTGTTTTCTTGGCAATCCTATTTCGCGTTTCTGGTTTGCAAACTCTACTATAAGGATACCGTTTTTGGTAACGAGGCCTATGAGCATGATCATACCTATTTCCGAGAAGATATTGAGTGTTTGTCCGAAGATGTATAAGCTCAAGAATGCCCCTGCTGCTGCGAGCGGAACGGTGAACATGATGGTAAACGGGTCGAGGAAGCTTTCGAACTGTGCGGCCAACACCAGGTAGATGAATACGAGCGCCAGCACGACGGCGAACATGATGTTGGATGAGCTTTCGGCATAGTCACGTGATGCCCCTGAGAGGGCCGTTTGATAGGTGTGGTCGAGTAATTTATTACCGATAGCCTGCATTGCTGCGATGCCGTCGCCAATGGTTTTACCATCGGCAAGGGAAGCTGAGATGGTAGCTGCCTTATAGCGGTTAAAGTGGTAGAGTGTTGCGGGGCTGCTGCTTTCTTCGAGGTGGATCACGGCGTCGAGGGGAATGTTTTCGCCCCTGTTGTTGCGGACGTACAGTTTGTCGATATCGCCGGGTTTATTACGATCGTTCCGTTCTACCTGGGCTATTACCTGGTACTGGAAGCCATTCATAATAAAATAGGCCATACGTCCGCCGGAGAATGCGGCCTGTGCGGCGGCAACAATATCGGCTGTAGATACGCCGAGGTCGCGGGCTTTGATCCTGTCGACAGAAAGCTGGATCTCGGGTTTATTGAATTTGAGGTTAACGTCGACGTTCGAGAAAGTTTTGTCTTTACGTGCTTCGGCCAGGAATTCAGGGATCATTTCCTTCAGTTTTTCGAGGTCCTGGTTCTGGAGTACAAACTGGACTGGCAGGCCTGAACGTGATCCTGAACCTACTGAGATGGTTTGTTCCTGTACTGCGAAGATGCGGGCTTCGTTAAAGCGGCGGAGTTTTTTCTGGAGGTCGGCTGCTATTTCGCTTTGGGTGCGGTCACGTTCGGCGGGGTCGATCAGTCCGATCCTTGGTTGTGAGGTATTGGTAGCGGTAGAAGAGAAGCCTCCTCCGGTTCTTGCGAATACGAAGTCGCGTTCGGGAACGGAATCATATAAGAAGTTAGCTACTTCATCGGTGAGGTCCTGCATGTATTCGAAGCTTGTACCTTCTGCTGCGGTAGCGGTGAAGCGAATGGAGCTACGGTCTTCGAGCGGTGCAATTTCGCTTTGCAGGTGGCCGAGTGTAAACCAGATGAGGCCGAAGCAGACCACTATAATGATCCAGGACACCCAGCGTACGCTCATGAAAGCTTCGAGCCAGCGCCGGTAGCCGTTTTCCATTGCCTGGAAGAAGGGTTCTGTTTTTTTATAGAACCAGCCATGGTCGGCGTTTTTACGGGTAAGATAAACGTTTAGTACGGGAGTGATGGTAAGCGAAACGAACGCCGAGATCAATACTGCGGCTGCGAGCACCACACCAAACTCGCGGAACAGTCGTCCTACGAAACCTTCGAGGAAGATCACCGGCAGGAATACGATGGCAAGTGTGATAGAGGTTGAGATAACTGCGAAAAAGATTTCTTTACTTCCTTCGAGCGCTGCTTTGCGGATGGGCATACCTTCTTCGAGCTTACGGAAGATATTTTCCGTGACCACGATACCATCATCGACCACGAGGCCTGTTGCCAGCACTATACCCAAGAGCGTAAGCACGTTAACGGTAAAGCCGCAGATGTACATGATGAAGAAGGTGGCTATGAGTGATATGGGGATATCTATCAGGGGCCTGATGGCGATGAGCCAGCTACGGAAGAAGAAGAAGATAACGAGCACCACGAGGCCGAACGAGATCAGGAGCGTTTCTTTCACTTCGTCGAGAGAGTGGCGGATGTTGCGGGTATTATCGATAAGGACGTTGAACGAGATATCTTCTTTGTTGCCGTCCTGGATTTCTTTCAGGCGTTTATAGAATTCGTCGGCGATGGTGATGTTGTTGGCTCCGGGCTGTGGTATAATGGCGAGGCCTACTGCATTCACGCCATTGAATTTCCAGCCACGGTCTAATTGTTCGGGGCCGAGTTCAACCGTTGCTACGTCGTTGAGGCGAACGATACCTGCGGTATCCTGGCGGATGATAAGGTCTCTGAACTGCTGTTCTGAAGTAAGGCGTCCGAGTGTGCGGATGGTAAGTTCTGTGCTGTTGCCGTAGATCTTTCCTGGGGGCAGTTCTACGTTTTCGCTATTGAGCGCTGTTCTGATATCGGTAAGGGCTACGCCGTAGGCGTTGAGTTTATCGGGTTTGAGCCATAAGCGCATGGCGTAGCGCTTTTGTCCGAAGATATTAATAGAGCTGATGCCGTCGATGGTTTGCAGTTGTTGCTGGAGGACGTTTTCGGCATAGTCGCTAAGGTCCATCAGACCTTTGGTGCGGCTTTGAACTGCGAGCAATAATATGAAGTCGCTGTTGGCGTCGGCTTTAGAGACTACGGGTGGGGCGTCGATATCCTGGGGCAGGCTGCGTTGTGCCTGGCTTACCTTATCGCGGACGTCGCTTGCTGCTGCTTCGAGATCGGTTCCGAGGTTAAACTCTACGGTGATATTGCTGCTACCCTGCTGACTTGAGGAGGTGATGGTACGAATGCCGGGGATACCATTGATCTGTTTTTCCAATGGTTCGGTGATCTGGCTTTCGATGATATCCGAGTTGGCGCCTGTGTAGGAGGTAGATACGTTGATAACCGGGGGATCGATGGCCGGGTAATCTCTTACAGCCAGAAATGTATAACCCACTACGCCCAGGAGGATGATGAAGATATTCATCACGGTAGCGAATACCGGGCGTTTGAGTGATAACTCCGAAATGTTCATGATTCTTATTTCAATTTGCTGTTGACAAGATTATTGCTGGCCCTGGTTCACGGTATCCCTGAGGTTATTGAGCTGAGCAATGTTGCGCACCTTAACGGGGTTGTTATTGGTTGCGAACATGACACCTTTAACCACGATGGTATCGCCCTGGCTGACGCCTTTTGTGATGGCTACGAAGCTGGACTGTCTGAGGCCTGTTTGGACATTGACGAAGGCTGCTTTTCCATCGCGGACCAGGACAACCTGTTTGTTTTTATCGCTTGGGATAATAACATTGCTGGGCACCAGTATTGCTTTCTGGGTAATGTTCTCGCCTACGTACACTTTTACGAAGGCCCCGGGGTTGGCTTTACTTACGGGGGGTAACAAAGCGCGGATCCTGAGGTTACGTGTTAAGGCGTTTGCCTGTGGTTCTATTGCAATGACGGAGGCTTTATGGCGGGCGTTATCTGTACCGTCTATCACTACGTTTACAGTACCGCCTGTTTGTACCAGGGATCCATATTGTTCGGGAATGGTAAAATCGACCTTCAGCTGATTCAGTTGTTGCATGGAGGCGATAATGGTTGTGGGGGTAACGAAGGCCCCCGGGCTTACCTGCCGTAATCCGAGGGTTCCGCTGAAGGGGGCGCGGACAACCGTTTTATCGATCATAGCCAGGGTATAATCGATATCGGCCTTAAAGCCATTTACGGTGTTGAGTGCGGCATCGTAATCGGCCTGGTTGACGCCATTTATATCGAGCAGCTTGCGTAAACGCTGTTCTGTTTTTTCTGCCAGTTCGAGCTGTACTTTGATCTTACCCAGCTGTGCCTGTAAGTCGGCATCATTGACGCGTGCGATGACCGTTCCTTTTTCTACATATTTACCTTCCTGAACGTTGAGGTAGGTAAGGCGTCCGTTTACTTCGGGCCGCAGTTCAACGAATTCGTTGGCGAGGACGGAGCCATTGGCTTCTACGGCATTAGTGACATTTGTATAGCCGGCTACAATAACATCTACAATGGGTGCCTGATTCTGGGAAGCTTTAGGGTTTTGTTTTTTCCCGCCGCATGCACCCAGGAGGCAGGAACAGGCAATGATGGCAGGTATTCTACTTGATAACATCGTTGGGATTTAGCTTTAAAACCATTTACGGATTTAAAGATAGATAGATTTTAATGCCTATTTAAGGAGCGCTGCTTCACTAACGGTGAACCCCATAAAAAAACCGGGCGAGTGCGCCCGGTTCACAAAGGTTTAACAATCCGTTATCAATGACTGTGTTATTCTACTTCCTGTTCAAAGTGAAGCAGTTTACCGTCTTTATTAACCCCTTCGAGCACTACGCGGAGTTTTTTGGTAACGTCGTTATTATAGAACTCTACTGTGATCCTATGGTTTTTGGGATCGGTTAATACGTAGGGGTTCCAGTATAAGGTAGTGCGCAGATCGGGCTGGTCGTGGCGGGGGTCGCCGACTGCGTAGTTAGGGGAATAGAATTCTTTGAAGTTGGTATAGCCGGCAATTTTTTTGAAGTCGAGGCCTTTCCCTGGTTCGGACTTCACGTCGCCGCCTCTGCGGGTGTATACGGCTATGGCGCCACCTGCGCCGCCGCCGAAGCTACCGAAGAAGGGGGGGCGCATTACCTTGATATAAGCCACATCGGTCATCGGGATATTGGCTAACTGTTGTGCGTCGACGGGCATTTCGTCGAGGAAGAAGGAGGTAGCACTTCCGCGCCAGGTAGCGCCTTCCTGTCCGCTGCCCATAGCGCCTCCGGAGGTTCCGGAGATCTGCAGACCTGCCACGCGGCCCTGGAGGTACTGGAACACGCTGAAGGAGCTTTGTGCCAGCACATCGTTCAATACATCGAACTGGTAGCCATCGCCTTTAAACATGCCCGAGGTATATTTTTCGTCGAGGACGTCGACCGGGCGTTTTGCTCTTGACTTTACGGTAACCCCTTCGAGCGTTGCCGTTTCGAGTAATTTTTTCAGGCGTGCCTGTTCATCGGCAAAATAGCGGGCGCGTGCGTTTCCGCTGGTATCGAGCGTAATGAAGTTATAAGCGGGTAAGCCCTGAATTTTATAAGGTGCATCGGCAAGGCCATTCATAAAAGAAACGGCTACCCTTGAGCCCAGTTTGCTTTTTGAATTGAACTGATAGTATACGCGCACCGTATCGAAGAACAACATATTAGGATCGGAGAAAGTACCATCGGTTTTCAGTGGTAAAAACGAGAAAGTACGGGAAGAGTCTTTTCCCTGGAAGATCATATTAATATTACCAGCTTCCCTGAGTTCGGAAGGCGTAGCGCCGAAGACCTTCCCGGAGAAGGATAAAAAGGATGTGTCTTTGGGATATTTGATGGCAGGCATCTGGCCTTTTGCCAGCTGTTCCCAGTTAATACGGCGCCAGCCGTTTGTTAACATTACGAGGTCGAGGTGCTGCTGGAGGCTATCGGCCTTGCTGCTGAAATAGGCTGCTGCGTTGTGCACGTAACCTTTTATTTCGCTTGACAGCAGCAGATAAGAGACGATAGTGTTTGCGGTATCTTTCGCCAGGTCTGCATCGGTCACTGCGATAGACATATTGGCTGCTACGGTATCGGGCACATCTATTTCGATAAAGCTTTTAGCGCGTTTGCG
The Filimonas effusa genome window above contains:
- a CDS encoding efflux RND transporter permease subunit; protein product: MNISELSLKRPVFATVMNIFIILLGVVGYTFLAVRDYPAIDPPVINVSTSYTGANSDIIESQITEPLEKQINGIPGIRTITSSSQQGSSNITVEFNLGTDLEAAASDVRDKVSQAQRSLPQDIDAPPVVSKADANSDFILLLAVQSRTKGLMDLSDYAENVLQQQLQTIDGISSINIFGQKRYAMRLWLKPDKLNAYGVALTDIRTALNSENVELPPGKIYGNSTELTIRTLGRLTSEQQFRDLIIRQDTAGIVRLNDVATVELGPEQLDRGWKFNGVNAVGLAIIPQPGANNITIADEFYKRLKEIQDGNKEDISFNVLIDNTRNIRHSLDEVKETLLISFGLVVLVIFFFFRSWLIAIRPLIDIPISLIATFFIMYICGFTVNVLTLLGIVLATGLVVDDGIVVTENIFRKLEEGMPIRKAALEGSKEIFFAVISTSITLAIVFLPVIFLEGFVGRLFREFGVVLAAAVLISAFVSLTITPVLNVYLTRKNADHGWFYKKTEPFFQAMENGYRRWLEAFMSVRWVSWIIIVVCFGLIWFTLGHLQSEIAPLEDRSSIRFTATAAEGTSFEYMQDLTDEVANFLYDSVPERDFVFARTGGGFSSTATNTSQPRIGLIDPAERDRTQSEIAADLQKKLRRFNEARIFAVQEQTISVGSGSRSGLPVQFVLQNQDLEKLKEMIPEFLAEARKDKTFSNVDVNLKFNKPEIQLSVDRIKARDLGVSTADIVAAAQAAFSGGRMAYFIMNGFQYQVIAQVERNDRNKPGDIDKLYVRNNRGENIPLDAVIHLEESSSPATLYHFNRYKAATISASLADGKTIGDGIAAMQAIGNKLLDHTYQTALSGASRDYAESSSNIMFAVVLALVFIYLVLAAQFESFLDPFTIMFTVPLAAAGAFLSLYIFGQTLNIFSEIGMIMLIGLVTKNGILIVEFANQKREIGLPRKQAVLEAAQQRLRPILMTSLATSLGALPIALSLGAASTSRIPLGIVIVGGIVFSLILTLFVIPAVYTYISGKHKVHETHITE
- a CDS encoding efflux RND transporter periplasmic adaptor subunit gives rise to the protein MLSSRIPAIIACSCLLGACGGKKQNPKASQNQAPIVDVIVAGYTNVTNAVEANGSVLANEFVELRPEVNGRLTYLNVQEGKYVEKGTVIARVNDADLQAQLGKIKVQLELAEKTEQRLRKLLDINGVNQADYDAALNTVNGFKADIDYTLAMIDKTVVRAPFSGTLGLRQVSPGAFVTPTTIIASMQQLNQLKVDFTIPEQYGSLVQTGGTVNVVIDGTDNARHKASVIAIEPQANALTRNLRIRALLPPVSKANPGAFVKVYVGENITQKAILVPSNVIIPSDKNKQVVLVRDGKAAFVNVQTGLRQSSFVAITKGVSQGDTIVVKGVMFATNNNPVKVRNIAQLNNLRDTVNQGQQ
- a CDS encoding TonB-dependent receptor plug domain-containing protein produces the protein MSTLGRYLLAAGSLLGVMSTLSAQKLDAPLAQLSEQYQQERAYLHFDKQVYSPGETVWFKAYLMAGIYPSDISKNFYVDWTDAEGNVLLHTATPLLEGTAKGQFDIPASFKSQILHVRAYTQWMKNFDSAFLFTKDLRVVQKPIHGTPPKIETTLGFFPESGDLIAGLKSKLAFKANDQWGKPVAVKGRIVDAQGTKIDTFVTQYDGMGFINMEPVAGQKYAAIWKDVNGKIQTTALPESKESGVTMAVSGTGPRRSFLVERAANTPDNLKTLYIVATLQQQMIYRAKVDLTETTAIGGSIPVNTLPSGIIVLSLFDANWLPVAERITFINNHNYSFTPTVDIIGDTRKRAKSFIEIDVPDTVAANMSIAVTDADLAKDTANTIVSYLLLSSEIKGYVHNAAAYFSSKADSLQQHLDLVMLTNGWRRINWEQLAKGQMPAIKYPKDTSFLSFSGKVFGATPSELREAGNINMIFQGKDSSRTFSFLPLKTDGTFSDPNMLFFDTVRVYYQFNSKSKLGSRVAVSFMNGLADAPYKIQGLPAYNFITLDTSGNARARYFADEQARLKKLLETATLEGVTVKSRAKRPVDVLDEKYTSGMFKGDGYQFDVLNDVLAQSSFSVFQYLQGRVAGLQISGTSGGAMGSGQEGATWRGSATSFFLDEMPVDAQQLANIPMTDVAYIKVMRPPFFGSFGGGAGGAIAVYTRRGGDVKSEPGKGLDFKKIAGYTNFKEFYSPNYAVGDPRHDQPDLRTTLYWNPYVLTDPKNHRITVEFYNNDVTKKLRVVLEGVNKDGKLLHFEQEVE